The genomic window GCAGCCCTCTGGGCAACACGGCGCAGACGCCGGGAATACGCCGCTCGGCTATTCTGTCCCATGGCAAAGCGGAAACCAGGGTAATGCGGACGTCGGGCACCTGCGCCTTCAACGCATGGCACACACCACGGAGAATGGCCTGATCTCCCAGGTTGTTATCCGCATCTCCACCCAGTACCAGCAGACTGGCTTCCGACGGACCCGCCAGTGCACCGGCCGGTTTTTGCACCGACTCCATCCCACCCTCCTTCGAGCTACCGCACCCGCCGGGGGTCCGGCTTTGGGTGCTGCCCACATCCCCACCCCCGGTTGCCACTAACCGGGGGGCGCGGAACGTTTGAGTCTGGCCATTGCCGTCATCACCGTATCCGACGCAGGATCACTGCTGGCCTCAATCGGCTCCCCTCCCTCGATCACCACGTCGATGGCGTAGTCCGGCAATTCCCTGGCCCTGGCATAGATAATCAGTTCCCCCAGCAGACCCATGAAGAAAATCTGCGCGCCCAGCACCACCAATAGCGCTGCCAGCAACAACGCCGGTCGGTCTGCAAGTGGCATGTCCAGGACCAACTTCTGAAAAACCAGGAATGCCATGTAGGCCCCACCCAGGCCCGCCGTGGCAGTCCCGGTAAGCCCGTAAAAACGCATGGGGCGGCGAATGAACTTGGTGATGAAGAACACCGTCAGCAGGTCGATCACGCGGCGAAAGCAAGTGCCCGGCGCAGAGACCCGTACTGCTTGCTCAGAGCGGGATTGCCGCAGGTCTCGTTCAACAACCCGAAAGCCCTGGTTGAGTGCAAGTATCGGCAGAAAGCGATGCTGATCACCGTAGAGCACGACCTCATCGGCGACACGGCGGCGTAACGCACGAACATTGCAACCGAGGTCCCGAAATCCAGTACGAGTGAAGAATCGCACCAGTCCTGCAAACAGATTGGTCTGCAGGCGATTGAACGCCGAGTCGGTTCTCGGCCAACGCCGCGCAGTGACCACGTCGCAGTCGCGCAAGGCGTCGACGATCTCTGGCAGATCGTCTGTCTCCACCTGCTGAAAAGCGGGGAGGATGAGGATAGTGTCTTCGCTCACATGGCGGAATGCTGCGGACAGCGCCGCAGCCTCGCCGAACACCCGGTTCAACTGAATGATGCGAATGGGTTCACCGTGCTGCTGGAGCTTGCGAAGGCACTGCTTCACGGCATCGAACGGGCCGTCGAGCACGTAGATGAACTCGAGGCGTCGCCCCAGTCGCTGCAGGCTGTCGCGATAGGCACCATAGACCGTCTCGGTGTCGTCGTATCGGCTGGTCACCACGATCACCACGGACAGACCGCGCCCCTCTGCAGACCTGCTCATCATCATGCCGACTCTCCCGAAGTCATGGCCTTGTCCTTGTCAACGACACCGGACTTGTCGATCTCCGCAGTGATCAGGGCACGCTCAACGCCCCCGGGGCGTCCTGTCCGCACAAGAAGTTCCGCAACAGCCCCACTGCCGAATAGAAAAACGGCCAGCGCCATCAGGGTCATGCCGGTTGCCGCAAAGGGCATCGACATGGGCTCCCCCAGCGGACGCACCAGGATCGCAGCCATCACGGTGCTGACGCCGACAATCGCGATAGGCAGGCCGAGCAGACTGAACCAGGCCAATGGCCGGTTCGCGAAGGCGATGAGTGTCTTGACCACCAGCATATCCAGCAGCACCTTGTAGACCCGCGACAGGCCGTATTTGGACTCACCGAATCGCCGGGCATGATGGCGGACACGGATTTCGGCGATTCGGCACCCCACGGTGGAAGCCATCGCCGGAATGAAGCGATGCATCTCCGAGTACAGCGGCACCTGACGGATGACCTCGGCGCGATAGGCCTTGAGGGAGCAGCCGTTATCCCGAATCGGCACGCCGGTCACCCGGCCGATAAGCCAGTTGGCAATCACTGAAGGGAGCTTGCGGCTCAGGAGTTTGTCCTGCCGCCGATGGCGCCAGCCGACCACCAGGTCGTAGCCCTCTGCGATCTTGTCAAGAAAAAGCGGGATGTCCGCCGGGTCATTCTGCAGATCGCCATCCATCGTGATCAGAATCCGGCCACGGGCGATGGCCATACCCGCGGTCATGGCCGAGGTCTGCCCGTAGTTGCGCCGCAGTCGGACCAGACGCAGACGGGTGTCGTGCCTGGTGAGTTCAGTGGCCCGCGCGACTGTCTCGTCCCGGCTACCGTCATCGACGAGCAGAATCTCGTAGTCCAGTCCAAGCGGGCTCAGGGCCTGATCAAGCGCCTGATGCAGGGGCAGGACATTGTCCTGTTCGTTATGCAGCGGGACGATCACCGAGAGATCCATATCAGACCACCTGGCCCATTTCGGGGCCGATCGAGAGCGAAGGCACAAGCCGGCGGAGGCGTTCCAGTTCCTGGCGCTTTCGTGTCGGGCTCCAGTTGAGGCTGGTCGCTGCTGTATCGGCGGCCCAGTGCAGCAATAACGGTGACAACTGACCGCGAACAGCGAGATCGGTCCGGCGCAGCAGCAAATCATCCAGGCGCATCACCATCTCGTGCTTGATGGCCTGGCGGCAGCGCTCCCTGAACCAGGCGGCGCTCTCCTCGACGCACTCGGGCGCGACGGACAAACCGGCACCGGGCAGCCGCGTCTGCAATACGCGGCAGGGGCGGCGCCCGAGGTCAAGTCGTGCAAGAGCCAGATCCACGACCCGCTCTGCCATGCTGCGCGCCGTGGTGTACTTCTCGCCGATAACAGAGATCAGGCCGCGGACATGATCCCGCCGCCAGTGATCGATCAACCGTCCGCGGCGCGCCAGTCGCACATCGACGCCCGTGCCACCCTCTGCCGGTAACAGGCCGGTGTAGTGATACCGGACCTGGTCCTCGCGCAGTTGTGCCGACGGCCATGCCGCGTTGACCTCGCCAATGAGGCGCACCACCTCGGACTGGTCCGTTACCAGGGAGTCGGGGTCCTCTTGATAGGCATGGTTGATGGTTCCGATGAGCGTGCAGTCTTTCCAGGGGGCGACGAAATAGAGTCGCTTACCGTCGCCGGCGGGCAAACCGAACCCCCTGGACAGACCGAGATCCCCGACCACCACGTTGGTGCAGCGGGCAAGCGCAGGGGTCAGGGGGTTCGAACCCGCCAGGAGCTGATCGGCGTAGGGACCGCAGGCATTGATCGTGAGGCTGGCGCGGACCGAGAAGGTATCCCCCTCAAGCTGATCTCGACACAGCACACCCCGGATCACGCCTTGATCCTGTTGAAGCGACTGCGCTGCAATGTAGTTGCAGGCAGTCGCACCGAACGCTACCGCCTGCTGCACACACTCCAGTAACAGCCGGTCGGCCTCCAGCATCTGCAGGTCATGCCACAGCATGCCGCCGCTGATGGTTTGATCGTTAAGTCCGGGCAAGGCTGCCAGGCAAGCGTCTCTGGACAGCACCCGTCCAGCGGGCATGGCCACCCCGTTCACGGAACACCGCGACGAGAGCAGGCCGTAAGCGGCCAGGGCCAAGCCCACCGCATAGCGACTTCGAGCACCCCAGCCCCGAGTCGGCAAGATGAAGGGCAGAGGACGAACAAGATGAGGTGCCGCCCAGAGCCAGTAGCATTGCTCGCTGGCGGATTCCAGAAGGCGCGACAGATCCAGTGTTTGCAGATAGCGAATGCCACCATGAATCAGTTTCAGCGAATGGTGTGAGGTAGCCCCGCCAAAGTCACCACGATCGATCAGGGCGACCCTGAGTCCACGCATGGCCGCATCCCTGGCGATGCAGGCGCCATAGATCCCGGCACCGATCACCGCAAGATCGAATTGGGAGTCGGCAAGCCGATGGGGTTCACGCTTCATACGGGCATCCCGCCTCGGGCATTGTTGATTGCCATGTACTGCCACCCTCAGCGCAGGTTAATGAGGTGGGTCCGGCCTAATCTGTACGCTGGCGAACATACCCCCCGCGCGCGAGGCGATAACGTCGTAGGCCATGGGCAGGAAGGGGGGTTGACCTATGCCGACACCGTATTCCAGGCGACGCCGCCGGATTCTCCTCGGCCTCGGGGTGACCGCGGTCGCAATGACTGCCGGTGGGCAGGCATTGCTATCGCGACGAAACGTGCTGATCGAGCGCTATGCAAGACCAGCCTACGATCAGTACCTCGGCTTTGCTCCCGAGCAGCGCAGTGGCCCACTCGCCGGGGAGGCTGTCTCAGAGGTGCAGGCGCTGGCGGAGGTTATCTACCCGCCGGCCGGGGCGGAAGAGCAACAGGAACTGCAACGCGTGGTCAGCCAATGGATGCGGGCCAGAACAGAGCTGGACGGACAATTACCGCTCTATCAGCAGGGGGCCCGCCTGCTCACGGGCATGGCCCGGCAGTCTGCAAATTCAGACACCTTTGCTGCCCTCGATCAATCCACAAGAATCGCACTGCTGGCCAGCCTCGAGCCGCCGGAGACCGATAGCCCGAACTCCCTGCGCAGCCACTGGTTCCGCTTCCGTCGCCGGGAGTCACGCTTCTACATCTATGGTCTACGA from Natronocella acetinitrilica includes these protein-coding regions:
- a CDS encoding glycosyltransferase family 2 protein, giving the protein MDLSVIVPLHNEQDNVLPLHQALDQALSPLGLDYEILLVDDGSRDETVARATELTRHDTRLRLVRLRRNYGQTSAMTAGMAIARGRILITMDGDLQNDPADIPLFLDKIAEGYDLVVGWRHRRQDKLLSRKLPSVIANWLIGRVTGVPIRDNGCSLKAYRAEVIRQVPLYSEMHRFIPAMASTVGCRIAEIRVRHHARRFGESKYGLSRVYKVLLDMLVVKTLIAFANRPLAWFSLLGLPIAIVGVSTVMAAILVRPLGEPMSMPFAATGMTLMALAVFLFGSGAVAELLVRTGRPGGVERALITAEIDKSGVVDKDKAMTSGESA
- a CDS encoding glycerol-3-phosphate dehydrogenase/oxidase is translated as MKREPHRLADSQFDLAVIGAGIYGACIARDAAMRGLRVALIDRGDFGGATSHHSLKLIHGGIRYLQTLDLSRLLESASEQCYWLWAAPHLVRPLPFILPTRGWGARSRYAVGLALAAYGLLSSRCSVNGVAMPAGRVLSRDACLAALPGLNDQTISGGMLWHDLQMLEADRLLLECVQQAVAFGATACNYIAAQSLQQDQGVIRGVLCRDQLEGDTFSVRASLTINACGPYADQLLAGSNPLTPALARCTNVVVGDLGLSRGFGLPAGDGKRLYFVAPWKDCTLIGTINHAYQEDPDSLVTDQSEVVRLIGEVNAAWPSAQLREDQVRYHYTGLLPAEGGTGVDVRLARRGRLIDHWRRDHVRGLISVIGEKYTTARSMAERVVDLALARLDLGRRPCRVLQTRLPGAGLSVAPECVEESAAWFRERCRQAIKHEMVMRLDDLLLRRTDLAVRGQLSPLLLHWAADTAATSLNWSPTRKRQELERLRRLVPSLSIGPEMGQVV
- a CDS encoding glycosyltransferase, producing the protein MMMSRSAEGRGLSVVIVVTSRYDDTETVYGAYRDSLQRLGRRLEFIYVLDGPFDAVKQCLRKLQQHGEPIRIIQLNRVFGEAAALSAAFRHVSEDTILILPAFQQVETDDLPEIVDALRDCDVVTARRWPRTDSAFNRLQTNLFAGLVRFFTRTGFRDLGCNVRALRRRVADEVVLYGDQHRFLPILALNQGFRVVERDLRQSRSEQAVRVSAPGTCFRRVIDLLTVFFITKFIRRPMRFYGLTGTATAGLGGAYMAFLVFQKLVLDMPLADRPALLLAALLVVLGAQIFFMGLLGELIIYARARELPDYAIDVVIEGGEPIEASSDPASDTVMTAMARLKRSAPPG